In one window of Chryseobacterium viscerum DNA:
- a CDS encoding Gfo/Idh/MocA family protein: MLKAGLVGAGHLGKIHLKLLNQSDRYEFVGFHDKDVENGKKLEAEFGYKYFENFDELLEQIDMLDIVTPTVYHYDYALKAIEKGLHFFIEKPVTQTLEQAEEILRLCQEKGIKAQVGHVERYNPAFIATKEYISNPMFIEIHRLAEFNPRGTDVSVVLDLMIHDLDILLSMAKSKVKNIHASGVCVVSKTPDIANARIEFENGCVANLTTSRISMKAMRKSRFFQKDAYISVDFLEKKAEVIRMKDAPENPTPFDMIIENADGEKNQILFEYPNIQSNNAILDELNSFADAITGGKNVEVSLEDGTEALKVALEIMRLIS, translated from the coding sequence ATGTTAAAAGCAGGTTTGGTAGGTGCCGGACACTTGGGAAAAATACATTTAAAACTTCTTAATCAATCAGATAGATATGAATTTGTAGGTTTCCATGATAAAGATGTTGAAAACGGAAAGAAATTAGAGGCCGAATTCGGATATAAATATTTTGAAAATTTTGATGAGTTGCTTGAGCAGATTGACATGCTTGATATTGTCACTCCTACAGTTTATCATTATGATTATGCTCTAAAAGCTATCGAAAAAGGTCTTCATTTCTTTATTGAAAAACCGGTAACACAGACTCTTGAGCAGGCAGAAGAAATTTTACGTTTATGCCAGGAAAAAGGGATCAAAGCACAGGTAGGACACGTTGAAAGATACAATCCGGCTTTTATTGCCACTAAGGAATATATCAGCAATCCTATGTTCATTGAAATACACAGACTGGCAGAATTTAATCCCCGCGGGACAGATGTTTCTGTAGTACTTGACCTTATGATCCATGATCTGGATATTCTGTTGAGCATGGCTAAATCTAAGGTTAAAAATATCCATGCAAGCGGTGTTTGTGTGGTAAGCAAGACTCCGGATATTGCCAATGCAAGAATAGAGTTTGAAAACGGATGTGTGGCCAACCTTACCACTTCCAGAATTTCTATGAAAGCCATGAGAAAAAGCAGATTCTTCCAGAAAGATGCTTATATCTCTGTAGATTTCCTTGAGAAAAAGGCTGAAGTGATCAGAATGAAGGATGCTCCTGAAAACCCTACTCCATTTGATATGATCATTGAAAATGCGGATGGAGAAAAGAATCAGATTCTGTTTGAATACCCAAATATTCAGTCCAACAATGCTATTCTGGATGAATTGAATTCTTTTGCGGATGCCATTACAGGCGGTAAAAATGTAGAGGTTTCTCTTGAAGACGGAACTGAAGCATTGAAAGTTGCTTTGGAAATCATGAGGCTGATCAGCTAA
- a CDS encoding cellulase family glycosylhydrolase, with translation MKRAILLSAVLLSQFGTSQLLKTSGQKIVNDKGENIQLRGLGPGGWMLQEGYMLKTADFAGPQYKIKEKIAELIGEDGMNEFYKAYLKNGITRQDIDFLAKSGFNSIRLPMHYNLYTLPIEKESVKGKDTWLEEGFKMTDDLLQWCTDNKIYLILDLHAAPGGQGNDVNISDNDKSKPSLWANEENQRKTIALWKKLAERYKDSPWIGGYDLINEPNINFTGKNPNGTDEMSNAPLWKLQKDITAAIREVDKKHIIFIEGNGWGNNYNGLPAIWDNNMAFSFHKYWNYNDDQTLKFALDLREKYNIPIWLGETGENSNVWFTELIQLLDQHSIGYAFWPMKKIDNIAGITNVKITPEYEKLLDYWKNGGQKPSKEYAKKALMQIADHYKLSNTEIKKDVIDAMFRQTKDASTKPFKNHQVPGRIFASEYDLGRMGSAYLDKDFINLWVSDPAKRSEWNSGQQMRNDGVDIYKCNDKITNQYYVGKTESGEWLQYTVQSKGDKNYTFDIRYAAANDSKIRIETASGKVLAAVSLASSGGNENWKTVSVKNISLQKGENSIRIFFENDGVNLNYFEVK, from the coding sequence ATGAAAAGAGCCATTCTATTATCCGCAGTTTTATTGTCTCAATTTGGGACATCACAATTACTAAAGACTTCCGGGCAAAAAATCGTTAATGATAAAGGTGAAAATATCCAATTGAGAGGTCTTGGCCCGGGCGGCTGGATGCTTCAGGAAGGTTATATGCTGAAAACGGCTGACTTTGCCGGTCCTCAATATAAAATTAAGGAGAAAATTGCTGAGTTAATTGGTGAAGACGGAATGAATGAGTTTTACAAAGCTTATCTGAAAAACGGAATCACCAGACAGGATATTGATTTTCTGGCAAAATCAGGATTCAATTCGATACGACTTCCTATGCATTATAATCTTTACACGCTTCCGATTGAAAAAGAATCAGTAAAAGGAAAAGATACATGGCTGGAAGAAGGATTTAAAATGACCGATGATCTGCTTCAATGGTGTACTGATAATAAAATCTACCTCATCCTTGATCTTCACGCGGCTCCAGGCGGTCAGGGAAATGATGTGAATATTTCTGATAATGATAAGTCCAAACCTTCGCTTTGGGCCAATGAAGAGAATCAGAGAAAAACCATAGCTCTTTGGAAAAAACTGGCTGAACGATATAAAGACAGTCCATGGATTGGAGGCTACGACCTGATTAATGAGCCTAATATCAATTTCACAGGCAAAAATCCGAACGGTACTGATGAAATGTCTAATGCCCCGCTTTGGAAGCTCCAGAAGGATATCACAGCTGCCATCAGGGAGGTGGATAAAAAACATATTATTTTTATTGAAGGAAACGGCTGGGGAAACAATTATAACGGGCTGCCGGCCATCTGGGACAACAATATGGCTTTCAGTTTTCATAAGTACTGGAATTACAATGATGACCAGACACTGAAATTTGCCCTGGACCTTCGGGAGAAATATAATATTCCGATCTGGCTTGGTGAAACTGGTGAAAACTCTAATGTCTGGTTTACTGAACTTATTCAGCTTTTGGATCAACATAGTATAGGATATGCATTCTGGCCGATGAAGAAAATTGATAATATTGCCGGAATCACCAATGTCAAGATCACACCTGAATATGAAAAGCTATTGGACTACTGGAAAAACGGAGGTCAAAAACCTTCTAAGGAATATGCAAAAAAAGCTTTAATGCAGATTGCTGACCACTACAAACTGAGCAATACGGAAATCAAAAAAGATGTTATTGATGCGATGTTCAGACAGACAAAGGATGCTTCTACAAAACCATTTAAAAATCATCAGGTTCCGGGAAGAATATTCGCTTCAGAATATGATTTGGGGAGAATGGGTTCTGCTTATCTGGACAAGGATTTCATTAATCTATGGGTAAGTGATCCGGCAAAAAGATCAGAGTGGAACTCCGGGCAGCAAATGAGAAATGATGGTGTAGATATTTATAAGTGTAATGATAAAATCACCAATCAGTATTATGTGGGAAAAACAGAATCCGGGGAATGGCTTCAGTATACTGTTCAGTCAAAAGGAGATAAAAATTATACATTTGACATCCGGTATGCCGCCGCCAATGATTCAAAAATAAGAATTGAAACGGCTTCAGGAAAAGTTTTAGCTGCAGTATCATTAGCTTCCAGTGGAGGAAATGAGAACTGGAAAACGGTTTCCGTAAAAAATATCAGCCTTCAGAAAGGGGAAAACAGCATCAGAATATTCTTTGAAAATGATGGGGTCAATCTGAATTATTTTGAAGTAAAATAG